From the genome of Primulina huaijiensis isolate GDHJ02 chromosome 11, ASM1229523v2, whole genome shotgun sequence:
CACTCAAATTATATTGAATTAaacgaaaaataataattattcgaatttatatatatatatttaaagtaggtctcttgttatacgatctcacgaatctttatctgtgagacgggtcaaccctaccgatattcacaataaaaagtaatattcttaacataaaaaaataatatttttcatggatgatccaaataaaagatatatctcataaaatacgatccgtaaaATTATCTCACATAATTTTTTGTtccaaaaaaattactttttgaTATAGGCCTGTCaccaatattattatttatattaataaaatcagGTGTGTTTTTTGACTGGTGGATGTGGAGTGATAGGGCCAGAAAGCGGAATTTACTCTCATAGGGTAGGTACAAACACAAATGCAACGCGTACGCCTCACTACCACCATTTCCAGCACTATAAATTCATTCTTCTGCACCACCGCTGCAAATCACCACCTCCTCCGCCTTCGTCCATCTCTCAATCCTTTACCCTTTTCTCCATTTGCTGAGAAAGGGTGAAAAGGTGGAAGCTTGATCCCATTTTTCTTGCATAAAATACATTTACAGTTTGAGGTGGAATTTCGGTTGTGATTTGGTTTTCTTTTTAAAGGAAATGGAGGCTCGTCGGAGGATGATCAAGGGTGGCCTTCAGCAGCCGGAGATTCTTGGAAATGATAAAGATTCGGAGGCGGTGAAGGCCACCGATGCTCTTCCGCTTCCTATGTATCTGACCAACATTGTCTTCTTCGGTCTCTTTTTCTCCGTCGTTTATTATCTGCTTCTGCGGTGGAGAGAGAAGATCAGAAACTCCACGCCGCTCCATGTGGTAACCCTCTCCGAGATCGCGGCCATTGTCACGTTCATAGCCTCCTTCATTTATCTACTCGGGTTCTTCGGCATCGGCTTTGTGCAGTCCCTTCTCATTCCTCGCGCTTCCCACGACGACATTTTGGATGAGGACGATTTTGATCTCAGGGTGCTCAAGGATGATTCTCGTGCTGCTCCTTGTGGGGTGGCCGATCAATGCAAGATTAGTGATCCGCAATTGTCTCCTTGTTCGCCTGTGGAGGACGAGGAGATCATCAAGTCTGTGGTAGAGGGCAAGACCCCATCGTACTCTCTGGAATCAAAGCTGGGCGATTGCCGCCGAGCCGCTGCCATCCGCCGAGAAGCCCTGCAGCGCACCACTGGCAAATCCCTCGCGGGGCTGCCTCTCGAGGGCTTTGATTACGATGCCATACTTGGCCAGTGCTGCGAAATGCCTGTGGGTTACGTGCAGATCCCCGTTGGCATCGCAGGGCCGCTTTTGTTGGACGGAAGGGAGTACTGGGTTCCAATGGCCACAACGGAGGGTTGCCTGGTGGCCAGCACCAATAGGGGATGCAAGGCCATCCATGCCTCTGGTGGTGCCACCGCTGTACTTTTGAGGGATGCAATGACCAGGGCTCCTGTCGTTAGATTCGGCACCGCAAAACGGGCTACTGAGTTGAAGTTCTTCCTCGAGGATTCCCACAATTTCGAGGACTTGTCCCTTGTTTTCAATAGTTCCAGCCGATTTGCTAGGCTTCAGAGCATCAAGTGTGCAATTGCTGGCAAGAATCTGTACATCAGGTTCTCTTGCAGCACAGGGGATGCCATGGGGATGAACATGGTCTCCAAGGGAGTGCAGAACGTCATGGACTTCCTCAGAAACGACTTCCCAGACATGGATGTTATTGGCATCTCTGGTATTTTTCTCTCTTCAAAAGaatcatctttctttttctttactcACAACCACAAACTAACTCATCATATTTACCTTAACCGAACAGGAAACTACTGTTCCGACAAGAAACCGGCTGCAGTCAATTGGATCGAAGGCCGGGGCAAGTCAGTTGTTTGTGAAGCTATTATCAAGGAAGAGATAGTGAAGAAGGTTCTCAAGACCGACGTTGCTTCCTTGGTGGAGCTCAATATGCTAAAGAACCTCACTGGTTCTGCCATTGCTGGAGCTCTGGGTGGCTTCAACGCTCATGCCAGCAATATTGTGTCCGCTATTTACATCGCCACTGGCCAAGATCCTGCCCAAAATATCGAGAGTTCTCACTGCATCACCATGATGGAAGCAGTCAATGATGGAAGGGACCTTCATATCTCTGTTACCATGCCTTCTATTGAGGTAAGCTTCACTTCTTTCCATTTCTTGTTGGATgttgttggctagggaattgTCCAAAACTAGCGATTTTATGAGGGCCTACAGAATGTCAGACGTTCATAATTTCATACATAGGACCCACAGCGGTCCCCTCTATAGAAATCTTGCCCATAAAATATGGATCACATATACTTATCTGCTGATATTCCTCCATCATATTTCTCGGCACCAATATTaagatatcaaatctgaatAGAGTCCAAACAACTGGCTTCCATCACAATTTCCCAGTGGCATCATAACCAAATATTATGTTTGATTGAGGACCATTGTTCTTGCATTAATATCTTTGCCATGTTCCTATATAGGTTGGCACAGTCGGAGGTGGGACTCAATTGGGGTCTCAATCAGCCTGCCTGAACCTTCTTGGAGTAAAGGGAGCCAGTAAGGAGGCACCAGGATCAAACTCCAGGTTGCTAGCTACCATTGTGGCTGGTGCAGTTCTTGCGGGCGAGCTGTCTCTCATGTCGGCTATCGCTGCCGGGCAACTCGTCAAGAGCCATATGAAATACAACAGATCAAGTAAAGATGTGTCCCAGATGTAACTTATGGCTCGCACATGAATTCAAACAATAATGATGTTAAACCCTTACCGGGATTATCACTCTCCTTttcgttttttcgcattttGTTATACTTGCAAGAAGCCCAAGGTGGAAATTTTGTATATACACGGGAATACTAGTCAGTCCTAGCAAAACAAAGCTTCATCTGCTTTTCTATTTCTACTGGCTATCAGTGTCATTGTTTCTATCTTTCCACTGTATCCagtattttcaattttatacAGAATTCTAAAAGATTGTTTTTTGATAGTTTTCCATTTTAATAAACAGAATTTACTCCATTATTTGTAGTTTTTCCCACGCTTACGAGAATTCTGTAGCATTAGCACGATGTGTAGTTTCTCTCTCGATTATTCTCATGTTACATCGCTCTTTTAATATTTACTTCTGATCATTAATCTAgcatatttttacataaattcaCATACTTACAATAAAAACCATTTTCTCcagaaaaaaattgataatatttCTCAAAACGGAACCAAGGATTGTAATTTAACTCATATTTCCAAATTGAAGCCGACTAATAAATGCTAGCTATACAAATCAATAAAATGTAGAGCCTATTCTTGTGATAACCACATTAAAATACTCCACTGTTGTCCAAATATTACCAACATCCAGCAATTACATCCACTTTCGCAAGAAGGGAGAACATTTTATACAAGGGGAAAACAACGACGCCTAACAGAAATCTTTCCAGTTTCCTAAAAGCCTCAAAGGCCCAAACTTTTAAGTGATTCTacccaaagaaaataaaagtaaaCAACGGGATTCAACGATATATGTAGAAACCTAACGGCAGTCAGTCATCAGTCAGTCACCACTCGGACAATAACATATCCCTagcaaatttttaaatttgaaataaaactaTCTATCCTTCTAACGACAACTATATCGTTTCCTAAACATCTGATTGCTCGAACGGTACTCGCACGAATAGCTGCCCATGCAAGGTCACCACAGCAGATGTCAGATGAGGATCGATTCTAGACGGCAAGGTGACTACCTGAGAACACAAAGAGGAGAGGAAACCTCATTCAAATACAAATTGAACAAGTTATGAACAATGTAAACAAATTAAACCCACTCttatattttcaatgaaaaaacAAGACAATGATAAATTGGAAGAACATACAAATGTCTTAGATCTGACTAGTTGCTAGAGGTGAGTAAAATATCAATCTACCCGAGCTAACTGATGGAATATAATTAGTTCAGTAATTTGATACTGTTCAATAATTGATCCGTTGCATAATACAATTAATTCAGTAGTGTCCATGCTTTTCTAAGAAAAAATTAGCTAAGTCAAAAGGtagtattttcaaattttatgttcTATTCAATTAGTTCgattattttgaacatttcatTTCAGTCAGTTCAGGTTTTATGAtagttaaattaaatttgattggCTAAATTTCAGCGAAAGGTTTATTCAATATCTAAAACGTATTGACTGAGGAGTACATTCAATACCGCTGGCCCAAGCTTAAAATCATGTACAGGACAAGCAGATACCAAACCATGTTATGCCGGTCGTCCATAACCAAAATGTATGACAATCACTTAGATCAATGAGCATAgagatcaaaataaataaatcccaCGCTtgcttttttgaaaaaaatggaTACAAGACAAATATTCCACGTTCCTCGGTCCTCACATTCACACCAAAATAGATCTAGTAATATAAACCTTGAATGACATATCATAACCTTTTTAAATGGAGTGACACCCCATGGATTATCCTGCTCTTCTGGTTGCCCAGATATAACCAAACGGCCTGCAGGATCCGACTGTACGCGCACCTGCCATAGAAGAACGAGGCCATAATAACAAGTTGTTAGATCATATAAAGACATTCGaggtttggttttaaaccaaaaaaacggtaaatccaaatcgaaaaagCCAAAAACCGAACTGAATCCaaccgaaaaccgaattttttaattcggatataaatgttaaaactgaAGTTTCTATGATTCAATTTCAGattatatgtcaaaaccgaaatgcaaaaaaaaaaaaccaaaatttaagtgaattaagaatattattttagttctttgttattttatataattcatttaaagttatatttaaagaatatttactaaaaagataatatattatatttaaaatatgtttaaattataaatttaaataatttttgaaaccGAATAAACCGAACCGAAAGAAAATGATTCgaatatcggattatatatatatctaaaatgaaaactgaaaaaaccgaaataattTGCATAAAACTGAACCGACCGACCGATGACACCCCTTACAATGACCGGTGATACccaaaaaattaagaaatgtGCATAAGCATGTTACTTGCCTCCTCACGCAAAAACCCGGGAACTAAAGCATAGACTTCAAAACAATCTTTCTGCAGAAAATAGTAACTTTAACGTGTAAAATCTCTATGAAATAGCAAACATACACCAATTAAATATTCAAGGAATGGTAAGAAAAACGCACAGTT
Proteins encoded in this window:
- the LOC140987850 gene encoding 3-hydroxy-3-methylglutaryl-coenzyme A reductase-like, coding for MEARRRMIKGGLQQPEILGNDKDSEAVKATDALPLPMYLTNIVFFGLFFSVVYYLLLRWREKIRNSTPLHVVTLSEIAAIVTFIASFIYLLGFFGIGFVQSLLIPRASHDDILDEDDFDLRVLKDDSRAAPCGVADQCKISDPQLSPCSPVEDEEIIKSVVEGKTPSYSLESKLGDCRRAAAIRREALQRTTGKSLAGLPLEGFDYDAILGQCCEMPVGYVQIPVGIAGPLLLDGREYWVPMATTEGCLVASTNRGCKAIHASGGATAVLLRDAMTRAPVVRFGTAKRATELKFFLEDSHNFEDLSLVFNSSSRFARLQSIKCAIAGKNLYIRFSCSTGDAMGMNMVSKGVQNVMDFLRNDFPDMDVIGISGNYCSDKKPAAVNWIEGRGKSVVCEAIIKEEIVKKVLKTDVASLVELNMLKNLTGSAIAGALGGFNAHASNIVSAIYIATGQDPAQNIESSHCITMMEAVNDGRDLHISVTMPSIEVGTVGGGTQLGSQSACLNLLGVKGASKEAPGSNSRLLATIVAGAVLAGELSLMSAIAAGQLVKSHMKYNRSSKDVSQM